One Strix uralensis isolate ZFMK-TIS-50842 chromosome 9, bStrUra1, whole genome shotgun sequence DNA segment encodes these proteins:
- the CRYGS gene encoding gamma-crystallin S — translation MRNLPAFLPLLVFQVTFYEDKNFLGRSYECDSDCPDFHTYLSRCNSIRVDGGTWVAYERPNFSGNMYVLTHGEYPDYHHWMGLNDRLGSCKAIQIPSGGRSHIQVFEKGDFGGQMFEATEDCPSVMEEWHMREVHACRVLEGVWVFYEHPNYRGRQYLLPKGEYRKPVEWGAASPAVQSFRSIAE, via the exons ATGAGGAACCtccctgctttccttcctctgcttgtGTTTCAGGTCACCTTCTATGAAGACAAGAATTTCCTAGGTCGTTCCTACGAGTGCGACAGCGACTGCCCTGATTTTCACACCTACCTGAGCCGCTGCAACTCCATCCGTGTGGATGGGGGCACCTGGGTGGCCTATGAGAGGCCCAACTTCTCCGGGAACATGTATGTTCTGACACACGGGGAGTATCCTGACTACCACCACTGGATGGGCCTCAATGACCGCCTTGGCTCCTGCAAAGCCATCCAGATA CCGAGTGGAGGCCGGAGCCACATCCAGGTATTTGAGAAGGGAGATTTTGGCGGTCAGATGTTCGAAGCCACTGAAGACTGCCCTTCTGTCATGGAGGAGTGGCACATGCGCGAGGTCCATGCCTGCAGAGTGCTGGAGGGCGTCTGGGTTTTCTACGAGCATCCCAACTACCGGGGCAGGCAGTACCTGCTGCCCAAGGGGGAGTACCGCAAACCCGTGGAATGGGGAGCGGCAAGCCCCGCTGTCCAGTCCTTCCGCAGCATTGCTGAGTGA